ATATCTGCAGTCACTCTTTCCGCCGGGTACGCTTTTGGCCCGTTCCGGCGCCGATGAATATTTAGCCTTCTTTTTTGGCTCCTTGGAGGCCAGCCAGATTGCCGCTTACAGTTCTTCTTTCAAAAACATCTTCCTTGAAACCACTTTCGGATCTTTTTTCATTACAGCCAGCGGTGGCTTGGCACTAACTTCCGGCACTGCCGAAACAGCTCACGAACTAATCCAAAAAGCAAGTCTGGCACTCCATCAAGCGAAAGACCTGGGCAAATCCACCTTCTGTCTCTATGAACCGGCCATGCAAAAAAAGAACGTCCGACGTCATGTACTGAAGGAAGGTTTAAACCACGCTTTTCGAAATCAAGAATTTTTTCTCGCTTTTCAACCCATCTATCAAGTCATAGAACAACAAGAACGCATTTACGGCTACGAAGTACTGTTGCGTTGGAAAAGCCCATCGCTGGGCCTAATTTCCCCCAACGAATTCATCCCTTTAGTGGAAGAGTCAAACCTCATTCTTTCCGTCGGCGAATGGACGCTTCGCGAAGCTTGCCGTGTTTCTGCACAGTTCCAGCAGCAATGCGGCGAGTATCTCAACATTTCCGTCAATGTATCAGTTCGTCAATTAGCCGCTCCCGGTTTTGTTAATCTGGTCTGCTCCATTTTGGAGCAAAGCAATTTGCCCGCAAGGTGTCTCACCCTGGAAATCACCGAAAGTATCATGATGGCCGACACGGAGAAAAATGTGGCCTTAATAAGCCAGTTGCGAAATCATGGCGTTTCCATCGCGCTCGATGATTTCGGCACCGGTTATTCTTCGTTCACCTATCTGCAAAAGTTGCCCATTTCTATCTTGAAAATCGACAAATCACTTATCGACGACATCACTTCTTCGCAAGGCAAAACGCAGCCCATCATTGCCTCGCTCATCCATATGTCCAAACTCCTTGGCTACCGAGTGGTCACCGAAGGAGTAGAAAGCCAAGAGCAATTGCAGTTGCTGCTACAAAATGGCTGTGAATACTTCCAAGGCTACTTTTTCAGTAAACCGCTGCCCCAAAGCGCCTTGCAAGAACTACATCAACAAAAGCCAAAAAGCAGACTGTGTTTGCCGTTACCTTCTCTTAAAGGGGACGAAGAGAAACTACGCAATCTGGGCTAAGCAACACCTTCCCTACTATAAGAGCCAAGGCTGACTGGAACTACTTTCCGGTCAGCCTTGGCTCTTGGCTTCTGCAGCCTTAAATACTATGTGTAAATGTGGCTTCCAATTTTGTGTTTTTTTCACCGCCAGCAAGAGATTTTTGATCTTTATACACCAATTCAAATGAGTTTTCTTTGCTGAATTGATGTTTAAGACCGTAATAC
This genomic window from uncultured Anaeromusa sp. contains:
- a CDS encoding EAL domain-containing protein encodes the protein MNLLPDAALSKDNEHIFLSWLLKEASLGIYIIKSIAKNHSVILAANDVFCQLTGLTHAELIGQSASSLLALLREEDQQKIQNLLDQGAPITDLEFPWLQKDGSQVWAITSLRRFPCQSHSLLVGISKKLPLLSSDDADNAEFRQEARAVHAKVLLLEQRLQEQQKRLQESHERRNADEKRFHLAMSFSGIGLLDIDWAKSPGAFRLTRNWLKKFGLDQYSGALAKDLYASRIHPEDIASHIQSLAMHLEGTTTLYENEYRMKDAQGNWLWVSLRAKTLRNKNGLPVRTTGLLTDITALKQRDYQATHDEVTELYNHRGFTEKVSQILTASSGSQGVLLSINIDDFKVINDVYGYEQGNEYLLKFALYLQSLFPPGTLLARSGADEYLAFFFGSLEASQIAAYSSSFKNIFLETTFGSFFITASGGLALTSGTAETAHELIQKASLALHQAKDLGKSTFCLYEPAMQKKNVRRHVLKEGLNHAFRNQEFFLAFQPIYQVIEQQERIYGYEVLLRWKSPSLGLISPNEFIPLVEESNLILSVGEWTLREACRVSAQFQQQCGEYLNISVNVSVRQLAAPGFVNLVCSILEQSNLPARCLTLEITESIMMADTEKNVALISQLRNHGVSIALDDFGTGYSSFTYLQKLPISILKIDKSLIDDITSSQGKTQPIIASLIHMSKLLGYRVVTEGVESQEQLQLLLQNGCEYFQGYFFSKPLPQSALQELHQQKPKSRLCLPLPSLKGDEEKLRNLG